ATTACTCCTTGCATGTGGGCTGGTTCTGCTGCTTATGTAGGGCTTTTCTACTTTAaatgagcactcaaagtgctttaaacaACATCCCTCATTCATACACGCATTTTTTTCCAGCCTAAGTAGAAAAAATATTCTAtgtaacatttacacacatcagcACTCAGATGGATTCACTGGAGAGCAAACTGGGGTTCAGAATCTTGTTCagggatactttggcatgcagactgagcAACTAGGGATCAAACTACCAACCTTTCAATTAGTGGATGACCTTCTCTGTCGCCTGAGCTACCGCCACCCCAAGGTGCAAGGGAATCCTGCAATAACTTAGCAGTCAAATAAGCAGCTGCAAACAGGTAAACAGCATTAAATTATTTCTATGTTTGAATGGGTGTATTGCAGTAAATGGAGATTTGTGTTACCGGCATTTGCTAAATAATCAAATTCGAGTCAACAAGCTCTGTAGCAGGTACACTATTTATCTAACAGTAAACAAACTTTTAAAGCAGCCCTAAGCTTTATGTGAATCTGTATGAGAGCACGGTTTCCCTCTGACAGCCAGTAAATAACCATCCAGTAAAACAGACACTAAACAAACACTCCTGAAACCAGTTTGACATCTCAGGCACCCTCAGTGTGAGAGACTCGAATTTAAATGTGagcctttaaagaaaaaaagaggaagcatAATGATAGAAAAACACTGAGTTGGTTTGATGTTCAGGAATTTTTAAGGTAACATCTTGACCTGTGTCGCTGCACATCACAGAGTGAAACACCTGTCTGGGAAGTGGAAGCCCATGAAGCAAAATGTCAATTTTTTTAAACGCTTGAAGTAACATTTACCTTGGCAGCGAATGAGACGAGGCAGTAGCGTGTGATTAAAGGAGATGTTTTTATTCAAGGCTTTCACGGGAAGCTAATTAACCGAGGTATGCAGTCGTGTGCCAGGCTAATAGGGGGAAGCTGCTGTTCCTGCAGGGAAGCAGTGGCCTCAGAAAGCTACAGAAGATGTGTTTACATTCACAGCCTCCTCTGTGTGAGCCGCAAGATGTTCAATTCAAACTATTCacgacatgattttttttttcccaagtgAAAAACGAAGAAAAGCTTGGATGTGGTCAAGCTCACTTTTACCGCAAGATGAGAAAATTTGGCAGAGGAGAGCTCGAATTATTtctccttttaaaaatatgataaaGGTTACTTTGAAATGTAGTATAAGCACCCAAACAGGAACTAGTGCAAAGTTACCCTTTTAATAAGTGTTCAGGTAATTCCTGCTGAGCAAAGCTGCTGGGTTTAGTTTGGCAATATCAAACTGAAAGCATATTGTTGTCAGATATTCTCTCTTCACTGTACACTATATATTAAAGATAGATATGGGTCTCCCAAAGTAAAGCTACTGTAAATGTGCCTTAAGCCTGCATTCTTTCTAGTGTCCATCAGGGGGCAGCTCCTGAAGTGCGACAGTACTTCTCATTTGATCTCTGACCTTATTGAACACTTTCTCCAAATTAAACTGATTGTATCCATCACTAGTTTAAGATAATTAATACTATATTatgttaatttttaaaatcttgaTCCCATTTAGAGTATAACAGGGTAAAATTTAGAGCACTGTTACTTTGTGATTGACAAACTGTTATTGCATGCATTTGCAGTGTCCTTGGTCTCTTATGCAAGACCACCACTTGGTTTCAAAAACACAAGAGGGTTGTCAGccaaaatgctgaatttgagtTTACAAACAAAATCAGTGATGTCACTTTGAGGGTCTGTGGTGTTCACAGAGGGAACATGGCTGTCTCAGGTCAATAGGAATGGCTTTTCCCATCACAACTGGTAGACTTGAAGGACAAACTGAGCTGAACATTCTTGTACATTTCCACTCACTGCACCACCGTGGTGTCAGTGAACAATACTGGACTGGTACTTTTACCAGcaatcaaacaaacataaacacatgtGCTTTCACTCTGTCTCTTTAAGCACTTTGTCTAGCATTCAATAGAAACTGAGAGAAATGGATGGGGAGCCGCGACCTTCCTATTGGTTGATGACCCGCTCTATACCTCCTCAGCCACAGTTAATATTAAATCAGGTTCTTTTTACAAGgacaaaattataaaaatgtgaCCCCAAAAAAGCACAGACTCAGATTTTAGTTGCTGCAGTGTGGCAGTATGTACAGGTGTGTATAGGTGCCTTGGACACTGCTCTCAGTGCAGTATTCTTTATAAAGAACTGAACTGTTTACAGTAGCCAGATAACCTGCCTTTTCATAGGTAATTATATATTTGTGTCTCATTTGTTTAGTTGgcagagaaaagaaatgtaaaataacTTTTGTAGTGGACTTCTTTGGCTGCTCCCTTCACAGGAGCACTACATCCTtccatcttctctgtggtcttacTCTACTCCTCCTGTCTCTCTTATatgctgttttttaaatattatttttttgggttttcacattttttactgGATAGCAAGTAGAGATGGACAGGAAATTGGGGtgaagacatgcagcaaaggtgCCACAGGTCAGACTCAAACCCAGGCTTTTGCATTCTAGCCATGTGGTATGTGGTTGCCTGCTCACACACTGAGCTAACCCAGCACTCTGATATACTCATTATTAATCTTTTCTTTGATCAGTCCCAATGAAAAATCTTGACATCTTTAACTCTCTTAAAATCTCCACctactccaccctgcctgcactctctccttcacctctcttgtgtacagtctgttgctttggatggttgaccccaggtatttaatCTCATCCATCATCAATCCCTCTGCTTCTTGCAGCTTCACTGTTACACCTGTATCCCTCTCATACatacacatgtattctgtctcgcttctactgactttcatACCTCCACCTCCCCACCTGCTCCCGTAAACTCACTACAGATCAAAATGTCATCTGTGAACATCAGTAGTAGAGTTTTGTAGTGGAATAGAGACTATGACATGAAAAAGTCAACAAGAAGTGTCGTCTTATATATCTATTTTATTGAATAATCTAGTGTTGATGGGTAAATTAGGTTTTAGGGGTGTTTGTAGGTACGTTTTAAAGCTCACAAATCTGCACCTGACATAGGATTGTTATTCACCTAAATCTGATAAAGAAGTGACCAAGTGGGTTTTTTGTATTGTTGTTTCTTTTAAGTGAATAATTCTTTTCATCTCAGATCTTTAACAAATTTTCGAATCACTCTGAAGGAGCTGCAGTTAATGCCTCTGCTGTAGTTATAGCACAGTGTGTGGCCGGGCTGATGCCATATTTAGAAAACTGTCATCTGTTCAGGCTGGTCCATCTTTAGGGCCACAGAGACTTGATGACCCCTAGAATTCACAGTTTTTTTAGCTGCTGGCATTTGTAGGTCTGAAAAGTTAATTCTGATCAGTAGTGATGGTTTCATGATGGTGTAAAACTTCCTGGCAGGACTGAAGTCAGCTTGCCAAAATACCGCCTGGTTTCATCAACCCTCATAGCTCGGCATGAGGTCCACAGGATGAAGCGCTCAGTGAGAACCCAGAGAGTCAGAGATTATTTCTAAGTTTAGAAACCCGCTCGACCTCCAGCTGAGAGGtcacagaaacagaacagaTGCTGTACTGGACCCACATGTAGTTGTGTTTAGGTGAAGACCATCTGACTTCCACATCCATGTGTGTGGCAGTAAATCTCGAGCTGTGATGAGCTTCTGTTGTTTGTTGAAAGAGTTATAGCCCAAAATTCTCATCTGTGTCTCTAGTCTAAACAATTTCCAGGATGCAGGATTTAAACAGGCAGTTTCCACTCTCTCTTCCTTTGACAGCTCAGAAACTCATCCGTCCTCCGGTTATATCTGTACAGATGTTCCCAGGCTCACAGCCTATTACTATAGTTTCCACCTGTGAGACTATTTTACAGCTAGGGAAAAATGCTTTGTCCACAGGAGATGAAAATGATATCTTCCCTTTCCCTTCTACCCAACTAAATGATTTATGAGAAAATTTGACTGAAAAATGCAATCTACCTTTCAACTATGCCTCTTTGGCATCAAATTGTCAGTATATTATACTTAGGTCCATTACCCCAAGTAATATTAAACCCAACTATTTCATGCAGGCTGTGCCTGAAAAAGATTAGGTCTCATGCATGTTTCCAGGCCGAACATTTTCCCCCAGTGCAGCCTTTAAATAGACTCAGTTTCCAGCTTGACAGTTTATCTGCCCACCAACCCCATTGTTAAATCTCCACAAATCATACCAGGCTCCAGATCCATTATTGGTCTCCACTGCTTGTCTCTTCATAGACAGTCTTCAAAGGGTTTCCATCGGTTTTCAACCCTTTCTGTCAGTAATGGACCAGTCCCTTCTCCATTGTTAAATATCTACAGATCATCATccaattcatttaaaatttccccTCTGAGTGTTTTTGCAGACTGACTCCAAACTGTGAAACAAAGGAGCAATTTACTGTTCCAGCAAGTCTTCATTAGCCTGTTTGCTTTGCTGCTGAAACAAAGACACGGCAAATGACATGTTATGCACTTATTCTGCTGTTGTGATCGAGTTTTGCCTTCCTTGTGGAGTGGCTGTGCGTGCAGCGTTGACGCTAAAGTATGTGCACCGTGCTTTCGGAAAGACAATTAAAATGCCCGACATCTTAATTAAgtgcaaaataataataaggtCTCTCTGGGTTGTTTTCAGCTTTTACGCTCTCGCCATCTCTCTGCAGTCAGCCACCGAGTTCAAAGAAGCAGAAATATGCAGGCAGGAAAATCATTTTGAGATCTTGGCTTCATGTTCGGTTTAGTGGTACATAGATGGTTTGTTTGAAGGCCAAAGCCATGGAACATTCCTCGAATAGTCTGCCAGCTACCACTAATGGAATTTAGTTTAATGGACAGCTGAGTGGAGGTAACACAACTACAGCCTGAAATGTGGACAAAGTTTGGGAAAAACATACTGGATTTGCCAGCATATGCGTATAGATGCACATTTATAAAGTGAGCATAAATCAGAACAAAAGCTAACTCTGACCTTCATGACGGCTGTAATAGCATGCATTAGTTTTAATTAGGTGTATCTAACAAACTGGCAACAGGGTGCAGCAATAAAGTCCACTAAGTACTTCTGCACTGCTTGGATAAATGCATCTACTAAACCTCATGCACTTTTTTTAAACGAGCAAGAAATGGAAAGTACATAAAAGCAAACTGAAGGCAGACACTTTTAGGTGCACTGTGTGTACTGAAGGTGTTCGTAGTGTATCTGACCTGGTTCGGAACAAAAGTGAAACCTCAGGACAGAATGTTTTGTGCGACTGCtaattttggtttttatattCCTGTTTAACTTTGAAAGTGCTGGGAAGGCCTACTGTGACTGCAGTGGTGCTGAATGCAGACAGTGTCCGCGAAGCTTGGAAAAGGTGAGGAGATGCCCCACGGGACACAGAGGCCTGCTCTGTGTCGTCAGCACCAGCTATGAAGTCATCAACCGTGGTGTGATAGAACACACATATGAGGTGTTTAAGAAAACTGGGAATTATTTCCACTTTCCAGGGGCGGCTAAATGAGGAAAGCGTTGTTCCCGGAACCTGACGTAGGCATATGAAAATGTAGCGTGGTCAGACACTGAGTCTGTCATCACCGCAGATCCTAAAGTTGGTGAGCTCCCAGCTGACATGCTTATGCTGCcttgtgatgtcacacagtAAGAATGAATGAAGCACGAACGTAATGAGGCTATAACGAGCAAGCGGCGACTAGCGTAAATCTGGACTTTAAGAGGCAGGCCTTGACCTCAAATTACTACGCAGGCCACATGATCTTATGTGATGTCATGGCTAAAGTTTAGTCTAATGGTGAGGCTGGATGTGCAAAGggttatttttatctttatctgCAGTACCTGGCAGTTTTGGTTCACTCTTGTCACTCTGATCAGCATCATAAAATAGCAACTAGCATCCAAACACAGTGGGAGGTTTGACAGCAAGAGTCAGATATGAGGCAGACATGGTAACTGAAGATATGCTAGTTTCACTTAAAGCAGGAGTTGAATGTTGCTAAAGAAATTAAGTGTCGTGTAAACCACATTATTTTGGGCTCACCAAAATTACACAACAGAAGATTagaaaaacattgcctggtctgacgagtttcaatttcttctgtgatatttggatggtagggtcagaatttggtgtaaacaactaTTGATCCATCCTacctttgatcagtggtttagctgcagacggtgGTGTAATACTGTCAGGGATATTTTTTGCACTCTTTGGAGCCATTaataccaactgagcatcatttaaacaccacagcctacctgagtgttcTTGCTGATCAGGCCCATTAGTTTATGACCACGTTGTACCTATCCTCTGATGGCTTCTGATAGCAGAATCAAATAGAGAACACTTTGGTGGGACAGGAGTTTCCCATTATGGATGTTAGGTAACTCTGTGGTCCTGTTATGTCAACACGGTCCAGGATCTCTGAgggatgtttccagcacctaGCTGTGTGGCATGATTTAAAGTTTTTCAGAAGGCAAAGGAGGGTCCAACCTAGTTGTAGCAAAGTAGTTGGTGAGTTATTTAACATCTAACATTCACTCCAACTATAACAATTAAAGTAAACTAGCCAACTAAACAACAGATTTTTCCACTGTGTAAAATTGTCAGTTAGCATACAGACATGTTTAATAACAGTGGTGCTAAAAAGTACAAAGCTCTCCAGACTCCCCTGTAACACCACCACAGCTCCATTATGGATTCTAACCAACTTTCCGAGGCAAATATCTCAGTCTATACTTAGCCCTGACATATCTGAGCCTGCCACACACAGAGCCATATGTTTCCTTTGGCCACCCCAGCCATCACGTCCACACATTCAGATCTGCAAAACAGGGAGAACGTAGCCAGTCAGCCTGCTGTTATTCAGAACgaaaaaaaaattcctgaaGCTGACAGGCCAAAGTTAGTGAGCGCTCGCTTTGACAGCATCATAACAACATCCAGAAAGATAAGTTTCCTAACCTAGGCCCAGGGTTACGGTGGCTGTCCAGGACACAGCTGACCTTAAACGAAGCAGCATTCATTCATTGTACTTTTGTTACAACTGCAAACATCTTCAAACCACATTTCTAAAAAGCAGCTTAAAAACTGCCTGTGACGCATGAATCAAAAGACTAAATAAACAGCCTGACAGACTCTAGATTACTCCACACGTCAGATAAAAATGTCAGTCAGAGTGTTGTTTGTGGCAGGAGTCTATTTCTCCATCAAGCTGTTTCCTTCAGATATCCCTGAACTTGAATTTAGGACCTGAGGCTGTAATGactgacaacacacacacacacacacacacacacacacacacacacacacacacacacaccacacactttCTCTCACAACTGTGGTCCAGGAGTCCCTACTGTACTGAgccagcacagagagagaacatATCCTTATTAGGAAAAGAGCAGACGCCCTTATATGGGGAAACTTCCTCTGTAGTAACAGCCCAGTCTGCTGGCTTTCTCACTCACATTCTTTCAGCTCCAGGTTTCTCTGGGAGTTTTTCATTTCCGATTCGCTGGCTGGAGAAGGAGCAGGGCGGCCTTTCATAAGAGTCTAGCCTGGTGTGTGATCCccatttttttgaaaaattaaaaaaaaaaaaaaaaaatacacaaacctCCGTCTAGGCCCTTTCCTGCAATCTCCACTTTGGGGTTTGATGTAATAAAATAAGCCTGGCCAGGGACATGGCACACCTGGCCTTTCAAGTTTCTCATAGACTAAACCTCATTAGGCAGGTGAGAAGTCAGAGAGCACGCAGCCTTTGTTCTTCTCGTATTTGCCTCATGGGTCTTCAGGGCCAGGCTGCACTTTCACTGCAGTCAGGATTTGTAATCATCATTTATCCTGACTAAGACCAAATGCAGTCAAAACTTCTTGTCAGATGTGAAACAAAATCTCCGGCCTTTTCAGAATCCTCTGAAAAATGTTGTCTTTCGGGAAGTAAGAAAAGCCGCCTAAGACTCAAATCAACAAACATCCATTTCGGGAAGTGCCACTGGGACTGAGAACATTAGTCTTTGTTCCCTTAATACTTGTCCTGCATACCTTGGCTGAGCTGCTTATTCAGCTCAGGTAACTCAGAAAACTGACTATTAGGATAATGAGCAGGATGTACACCGGATGCATTCTTTTAACTGTTTGATGAATGTTGGCCAGGTTGCCAGATAAATTTAGATTTAGCCGTGGTGTAAAAactttctattttttaaataacaaagcAAATACAGTGACAGTAACTAAGTCACTTTTGCCACAATATTAACAGGCTGTGTTTATCACCTGTATGTCGGTGATAACCTGTCTTGGTTTGCAAGGTGCATTCAGGGACTCTATGGGTCTGATACCTACTAATAACCACTTACTGGGTCACTCACTCCTAGACATGGATAATGTTAAGTCTTAAAGTAGTTGACAAgggtaaaataaaaagtgcCATGCAAAATTCTTTAACTGTCCTTCATTTCTAGATCTTTTGCAAGGAAAATCAGAAATAGGTGCAGAAATTCACTGCAACATGCAAACATGAGCAGAGTTTAAACTGTGCTTCAATTTAATACTTGGgatgaccacctttatttatCAACACAGCCTCCGGGGAgaccagtccatgactgattgtgttccattgtgtgtttttccatcCAGGTATTCTTTTATTACATTAGCAGtaccgcggatcgccctgtgcgtggggctggactcGTTAACAAGCTAATCGcgctaacgcgttgacgccGTGAAGCCCCACGCacagggcgatccgcggtaagtcgttaacggagatttgccgcattaatgcagttatggcattgacgtcattttaacgagattaacgctgacagcactagttttGAGACATGCATTTTGAAGtggctagtaacaaagtgcctgaaGACAGAATATAAAATTGCCTGTTATGTGtggacacaacactggttcatcgaTTGAGTTTGGTGCCCTTGTTGTGCTTGTGAATTACTTCCTCTAAAAACAGTCAGGTACAAAGAATGGATTGAAAATAGTGAAAAAGCACCCAATCTCCAAAGAACCTTTGAAAGCCTGAAAACCCATTTCTTAAGACTATGCGTCCATTATCTTTACTGGGTAAAGAAGCAAGGTACAGCAATGTTCACCAgcctgttgcagggctaacagaTTCACATTCACAGCCAATTGAAAAATCCTAATTAACCTAACCTCATGCACTTCTTTGGGAGGCAGATGAGATGGAGTACCTGCAGAAAACCCACGCAGACGCAGGGAGAACATGCATATATGCAACTCCACACAAAAAGGCCCTGTCCTGTATTGACACTCAGGACCTTCCTGATGTGAGGTGCTCACCACCCCTCCACCATGCTGAACTGCTCACAATTacttataaaatatacaaaatataaagaaatgatggcAGATTCAATACTTTTGTACAGTACtgaggtatgtgtgtgtgtgtgtgtgtgtgtgtgtgtgtgtgtgtgtgtgtgtgtgtacgggttcgtactatcctggtggggaccaaaatctgacttttactatcctggtggggactttctgcaccgtggggaccaaaatccaggtcccctcggggttgaaagcaattttcacactcaaaatgcggttttactgtcagggttacaattaggttatggttaggtttagggtaagggttagggttaggcattcatttttaatggttagggttagggtaaggggctagggaaagcattatgtcaatgggatgtccccacgaggatagcaaaccagacatgtgtgtgtgtgtgtgtgtgtggaggggcgTATTTCTGCTGTATAGCTGGAAGCTCTTGGTGTCAGCCTCATGTGGTTGTATGTGGAACTGCAGGTTCTGGCACTGACAGTTGCCATTATTAGCACAAAGGGCAAATTTTCACTAATAATAAGCcagtaatattttttaaaaatcacaacttTTACTCATAATCAGATATTTCTGTGCTTTCCAACTGGCACTGTTACTCAAGCAAAGAAACCTCTCTGAGTTGCTCCACATTCGGATGAGTCTCTATCTGCAGAACAAATTCACCGAGAGAGTCTGGAGGGAATCAGGTCAGGTATATCACGTAAAGCACATGAGGAGGGATTCAGAAACAAAACGCTTCATTCACGGTAATGAGTTCTTAATGATAATGTGTTTAAAAGAGTAGCTAATAATCAAATCTGCAGTCCAGCCACTGATGTCAGTGCACAAGAATGCAGCTGCAGTGTCTCAGAAATAACCACATGGGCATAGAAGACAAAGTCTCTAGACAACAGCTGCAAGGTCTCTGTGCTGGAACAAGCACCTTGACAAATAACCAGCTCAAGTTATTGACTCAAATGAATTTCCTTTCACTAACCGCTTGCTGTTAACGTACTAAAGTACATGCTGTCATGTGCCTTTGAAGCCAGGGCTGAGGAATGTTGTTGTGGGCTTAAAGTTTTAACCACATATTAAACTTCTTGGAGTTTGTTTAATTATTGTATGTTTCTGCTTATGAGCTTCTACCTGTTTTATTTCCACTGTCCTTCCTCCTTGTCAAGTTATTCGAGGCTTCACTTTTGAACTGTTGCTGcctttccccttttctttctttttgaaaaattaatatTTATAGGTACTGGCTGTCTGTTTGTGAAGTCAGTCTTTAGGAATTCCCAGTGTGGGGTCTCAGGACTGTAACCAGACTTAACCTCCCAATCCAGATGAAAGGTGCTCTGAGAGAGAGACGGTGTTGTTTGGCCGAGCAGCAGAGCCTTGCCTTCAGACAGCAGGAATGTGGGATGTCTGGAGTGGGGGGCAGGAAGCGAGGAAAGAATGCCAAGTATGTCCATGTTTGTCCAGGGCTGGCTCTCCATTCAGCCCCCAGTGACGTGCTGCGAGGGCCAGCGGGTATAAAGGAGGCTCCACTCTGCAGTCAGAACTCAGATCAACTCTTCTACCGAAGCTAAACTCTAGCTTTCAccaagaaaggaaaaataaaaaagacagtGAGCCGGAGCAGCAGTTGGGAACAAGACAAGAGATCAACTTGATCAGAAAAGTTTCTCAAGCTCAAAACTCTGACGCTAAAGGACGACTTTTTCCGAGAAGGTGTTTTTGGAAGAATCTAAATTAATTACTAAAGACAAGAGAAGATGGTtgctgagatgaagaaaatgatTTTGCTGCCTCTGCTGTGCATCATGCTTTCCTACATGGTAAGTCAGAAAAAAATACTTCATTTTAGTGTTTTGGTGCAGGCTTTGGCTTTAGCTGGACTTGAATGGTGAAGCCAGTGCTTTAAACTTGTCTTAAGGGGCAGTGTGTtggatgtgtgtctgtgtttctaaCACACAACGCGGGCATGATATTTACCAGagaatgtgtctgtgtgtgtgtgcctgttttcAGGCTGCAGGTCAGGAGTGCAGCGGCCAGTGTTCGTGCCCGTCCACCCCTCCTCAGTGCCCCCCAGGTGTCAGCCTGGTGCTGGATGGCTGTGGCTGCTGCAGGGTGTGTGCCAAACAGATGGGGGAGCTCTGCACTGAGAAAGACGTCTGTGACCCGCACAAAGGCCTCTACTGTGACTTCGGAGCTCCCAACAACAGACGCATAGGAGTTTGCACAGGTGTGCCACTCATGGCTGATCTTTTCTATGACGTCTGCAATAAATCCAATGTATGAGGCAAATCATGACCCTTCTCTTGCAAATTCTACTTGACAGCTCGAGACGGAGCCACTTGTGTGTTTGGCGGCACGGTGTACAGGAGCGGAGAGACTTTCCAGAGCAGCTGCAAGTACCAGTGTACCTGTCTGGACGGAGCCATCGGTTGTGTGCCTCTTTGCTCCATGGACATCCGGCTGCCCAGCCCAGACTGCCCCAACCCAAGGCGTGTGAAAGTGCCTGGAAAGTGTTGTGAGGAGTGGGAATGTGGTTCTTCCGACACAAAGGAAAATGAAACTCCCACCACAAAAAGCTTCATG
The genomic region above belongs to Pelmatolapia mariae isolate MD_Pm_ZW linkage group LG15, Pm_UMD_F_2, whole genome shotgun sequence and contains:
- the LOC134643503 gene encoding CCN family member 2-like, giving the protein MVAEMKKMILLPLLCIMLSYMAAGQECSGQCSCPSTPPQCPPGVSLVLDGCGCCRVCAKQMGELCTEKDVCDPHKGLYCDFGAPNNRRIGVCTARDGATCVFGGTVYRSGETFQSSCKYQCTCLDGAIGCVPLCSMDIRLPSPDCPNPRRVKVPGKCCEEWECGSSDTKENETPTTKSFMGPVLSAYRKEETYGPDPFMMRENCLVQTTEWSACSKTCGLGVSTRVTNDNRECRLEKQTRLCMVRPCESQLEQSIRKGKKCIRTPRVSKPMKFEISGCTTTKSYRPKFCGVCLDGRCCTPHRTTTLPMEFKCPDGEVMKKHMMFIKSCACHYNCPGENDIFESMYYKKMMGDMA